The following DNA comes from Bacteroidota bacterium.
CCATTAAACCTGCCTTCTACAAATATAAAGTAGAAACAGATGACGTTCAGGCGGGTAACGAAGCTAAATACAGGCCGAATATGCATATGGGATTGATTCTTGACGAAGCGCCGGACTATTTGCAGGATAATACTTTTTCAGGTATAGATGTCTACGCGCTCAGCACACTTTCCATTGCCGGTGTAAAGTACAATCGTGAAGACATTAAAAAAATGGATGTCCGCGTAAGCGCTCTGGAAAACAATGTTACGGTAACCGATTTTGGAAGTCTGCCGATGAACGGTAAGCAAATGCGGGTTGATTATTCCCGGGAATATATTTCACAACTTGGTGCAGATGCCATTCCGGTTGTTACGGTAAGTGCTCTTGGCGGATTGGCAAATGTTTATGTTGTAAGTCAGGATCACAATGGCTTCACTGTTGCCTCGACAGACGATAAAGCTTTTACATTTAACTGGATAGCTGCTGCTAAAAAGGCTGCTGTTATCACAAAAACAACGGCAGCAACAACGAATGTTGACCCGGTCTTACTGAGTCAGCTCCGCGTACCCGATGCTACTAAACAGCTGATTAAGAGCTGGACAGGCAAGCAAACACAGGAAACCATGAAGCTGCTGGGTGCTGATAACAATGTTAATAAAACATCGGTAAGGTTTGAAAACAAACGCTAAGTAGTAGTAATTTAGTTCACTAAAAAACAATTTGAAAATGCGGCATAAAATAGGTTTTGTTGTAATGCTTTTGTTGCTTACAACAGCATTCGGTGCCAGAGCGCAGTTACTGTATAATAATGGCGCCCTTGTATTTGTGAACACAAACGCTATTGTTCAGGTAAATGGCGATGTTTCCAATAATGCCACCGGTACCCTCAACAATCTGGGCGATGTTACCATAACAAGTACTTTCACCAATAATGCCAATGCCGGAGGCGATGGCGCCTTTCATGTGGCTGGCGACTGGGTGAATAACTCCAACTTCACTGCCGGCAGCGGTTATGTGGAGTTAAATGGCACGAATCAAATGATTGCCGGAACGGCATCTACATCATTCTATGATATTGACCTTACGGGAAGCGGTGTTAAATCGCTCGGAATTGATTGTTACAGTATCGGAATACTTGGTCTTACCGACCGTGAACTTGCAACATCAGGTTTCGCCATGTATGTTCTGAATTCAGACCCGGCAGCCATTACACGCACTTCGGGTTTTGTAAGCAGCACAGGGAATGGCGTACTCTCCAGAGTAACGGATGCCACTTCTTCCTTCCTGTTTCCTACAGGTTCATCTACCGGTACACCGCGATACAGACCTGTTGTCATTACACCCGCTTCACCCGCATCAAATACGTTCACGGTCAGAATGGCCAATGTTGATGCTGCTACCGAAGGTTTTAACCGCATCCTTACCGATTCCACAATCTGTGTCGCCAACCCTGATTTCTACCACAGGATAAACCGCAGCGGCGGCAGCGATGCAGCAAAAATTGAAATCTATTACGATGCTGTTGCCGATGGGAACTGGCAGGGAATTGGCAACTGGAAAACTGCTGTTGCACAATGGCAGAATACAAGTACACCAACACTTACAGCCGGCACACCGCTCAGTTCAATATCCATCAGCGGGTGGAACGACTTTACGAATAAACCATACATTCTTACCACACGCAAAGCAAATGCCTACATAACGCCGGTAAATCCAATCTGTGCCAATAATTCAGGATTTGCGCTGGCAGCTGCCGAACCGGGCGGAACATGGACAGGCACCGGCATCACCAACTCAGGTACGGGTGCCTTTGACCCTGCACTGGCCGGGCCGGGAACACATCAGATTATTTATACCATTGCCGGTACTTGCGGCGATGTTGATACCCTCAATGTTACCGTGTACGATGTTCAGGCACTGGATGCTCAGGTTTCTGATGAAAGCTGCATAGGGCAGTCAGACGGTTCTATTACCATCAATATTAATGGCGGCAGTGGTCCGTATACTATATCATGGGATAATGGCAGTACAAGTGAAACAAACAGTCCGGTGGCGCCCGGTACTTATATTGTTGAAGTTACCGACCAGAACGGATGTGCCATCAGCAGCACCTTTGATGTCAAAGCGGCGACCACCGATTGTGCCACGGCGAATGTTTACGTACCCAATATTTTTTCACCTAACGGCGATAATCAAAACGACGAGCTGCTGGTTTATGGCGGTGCTATAAAAACACTGAGTTTCATTATTTACGATCGCTGGGGCGAAAAAATATTTGAAACGAATGATATGTCAAAAGGATGGGACGGCACTTTTAGAGGTCAGCCCATGGATCCGAACGTATTTGTATATTACATTGAAGTAGATTTTACCGACGGCAAGCATCTCACCAAAAAGGGAAATGTAACGCTGGTTCGATAATCAATAAGCATTAAAATTGTAGCATAATGAAGAAATTGTTGGTTTTTTGCATTTTGGCGATACTGGTGGGCAGGGTTTCTGCACAGGATATTCATTTTTCAATGTTCAATGCAGCGCCACTCACCCTTAATCCTGCGCTTGCCGGAGCATTTAATGCCGACCACCGGATAATCGGTAATTATAAAAGCCAGTGGAGAAGCATTGCGAATCCATACACCACTTACGCCTTATCGTATGACGCCGGTTTGCTGAAACGCGCTATCAACGGTGGCTTTCTGGGTGTTGGCTTACAGCTGTATAACGACCGCGCCGCTGATACCAAAATGGGCGTTTTTCAGGCAAATGTATCATTGGCGTATCACCTTCTGCTGAACAGAAATAATATTCTTACTGCCGGTGTTCAGGGCGGATTTGCACAACGCAGTATCAGTGCTTCTGCCATGCAGTGGGGCAATCAGTATGACCCGCATTCCGATAACGGTTTCAATTCATCACTCTCGTCGGGCGAAACCATGAATTTTACCCATTTCAATTATGGCGATTTTGCGGCAGGCGTTCTCTATACATACAACAGCGGTTCCACCACAATGTCGAGCAACAATGCCTTTAAACTAAACCTCGGAATATCGATGTTTCACCTCAATAAACCCAAACAGCAGTTCATGGACAACGAAGCCCAGAAACTGTATCGCAGGGTGAACATTCACGGGTATTCACTTATTGGAATCAGAAACACCAGCCTTTCTCTGGTTCCCAGCTTAGCCGTTTATTTTCAGGGTCCGTCGCGTGAAATCATGATGGGAAGTTTGTTCCGTTTCCGCCTGCAGGATGCTTCGCATTACACCAATTTTATTCAGGAAACAGCGTTATCGGTGGGAGCGCACTACCGCTTTTCCGATGCCATTGTGGCCGAAGCCATGTTTGAATACAAGAATTTTATGCTGGGCGTAAGTTACGATGTGAACGTATCGAAACTTTCGGTTGCAAGCAGCGGTATGGGCGGGCTTGAAGTAGCTCTTCGATATATAACACCGCTCAGGCAAAGTGATAACAAATCGATGTATTAACATCGAGCGTTCATCATCACGTTTATTTTACTTGCAATATTTCGCGATTGCCTTAGAGGCGTCTGCAACACCCAAATCAGCAGCTTTTTTCCAGCTGACACAGGCGCTGTCCGTCATGCCTGCCATGTATTCGGTAATGCCTTTGTTCTGCCATGCTTTTCCGTAGGCAGGATTCAGTTTCAAAGCACTCTTTAAATCTTCGAGAGAGCCTTTATAATCCTTCAGCTTTCCTTTTACTATGCCACGGTCAAGCCAGATTTCCGTATTATCCGGACTTAATTCTATGGCTTTGTTAAAATCAAGGATTGCTTCCTTATAATGCCCCCAGATATCATTGGCAACGCCCCGGTTGAGCCAGGCTTCGGAGAAATCGGGCTTGAGCATCAGCGCAGTATCGTATGCACCCATTGCCTCGGGCATGGAACGGTATATTCTGTAAAGATTTGCCTTGTTGTAAAACGCTTCGGCATATTCTTTATCAATAGAGGAGGCCGTGATAAAATCCTGAAGCGCGAATTTGTAAAATCGGCGTTCCAGCTTCAGAAGACCGCGTAAATTATACGCTTCTGCAAAATCAGGGTTTTCTTTAATTGCTTCGTTGAGCAAACGAATACGTTCGCGAAAAGCGGGGCGGCCCATCAATGCCGCACGGCAGTAGTTGGCCTGTTCCGATTCGGGAAACTTGGTAATTACGTCTTCCCATATCTTTTTCTGTTCAACAGAATCCTGCGTTGTAAACGATTTTTTGAACAGCGCAATGCACTCACGTTTGTGTCCGCAGCTATTAAAAATGAGCATCGCGCTTATCGCGATAAGCAAATATAGTGTACGTTTCATCGATCTCAGTTTTGTGCAAAAATAAATAAAAATTAAGTATCATTTTTCTTTTGACTCTCGACTCTCGACTCTCGACTCACGACTCTCGACTCACAACTAACTCCTGTTTATAACTATTTGTTTCTTCTAA
Coding sequences within:
- a CDS encoding PorP/SprF family type IX secretion system membrane protein: MKKLLVFCILAILVGRVSAQDIHFSMFNAAPLTLNPALAGAFNADHRIIGNYKSQWRSIANPYTTYALSYDAGLLKRAINGGFLGVGLQLYNDRAADTKMGVFQANVSLAYHLLLNRNNILTAGVQGGFAQRSISASAMQWGNQYDPHSDNGFNSSLSSGETMNFTHFNYGDFAAGVLYTYNSGSTTMSSNNAFKLNLGISMFHLNKPKQQFMDNEAQKLYRRVNIHGYSLIGIRNTSLSLVPSLAVYFQGPSREIMMGSLFRFRLQDASHYTNFIQETALSVGAHYRFSDAIVAEAMFEYKNFMLGVSYDVNVSKLSVASSGMGGLEVALRYITPLRQSDNKSMY
- a CDS encoding gliding motility-associated C-terminal domain-containing protein, producing MRHKIGFVVMLLLLTTAFGARAQLLYNNGALVFVNTNAIVQVNGDVSNNATGTLNNLGDVTITSTFTNNANAGGDGAFHVAGDWVNNSNFTAGSGYVELNGTNQMIAGTASTSFYDIDLTGSGVKSLGIDCYSIGILGLTDRELATSGFAMYVLNSDPAAITRTSGFVSSTGNGVLSRVTDATSSFLFPTGSSTGTPRYRPVVITPASPASNTFTVRMANVDAATEGFNRILTDSTICVANPDFYHRINRSGGSDAAKIEIYYDAVADGNWQGIGNWKTAVAQWQNTSTPTLTAGTPLSSISISGWNDFTNKPYILTTRKANAYITPVNPICANNSGFALAAAEPGGTWTGTGITNSGTGAFDPALAGPGTHQIIYTIAGTCGDVDTLNVTVYDVQALDAQVSDESCIGQSDGSITININGGSGPYTISWDNGSTSETNSPVAPGTYIVEVTDQNGCAISSTFDVKAATTDCATANVYVPNIFSPNGDNQNDELLVYGGAIKTLSFIIYDRWGEKIFETNDMSKGWDGTFRGQPMDPNVFVYYIEVDFTDGKHLTKKGNVTLVR
- a CDS encoding tetratricopeptide repeat protein — encoded protein: MKRTLYLLIAISAMLIFNSCGHKRECIALFKKSFTTQDSVEQKKIWEDVITKFPESEQANYCRAALMGRPAFRERIRLLNEAIKENPDFAEAYNLRGLLKLERRFYKFALQDFITASSIDKEYAEAFYNKANLYRIYRSMPEAMGAYDTALMLKPDFSEAWLNRGVANDIWGHYKEAILDFNKAIELSPDNTEIWLDRGIVKGKLKDYKGSLEDLKSALKLNPAYGKAWQNKGITEYMAGMTDSACVSWKKAADLGVADASKAIAKYCK